In Zingiber officinale cultivar Zhangliang chromosome 9B, Zo_v1.1, whole genome shotgun sequence, the genomic window aattctggAATATACAATCTAGAAACATGTCATGTGGATTATAGATCTTGAAAACTGAATATTTAGGATAAATAAGTTTACAGAAGTTTGAACAAGTAGAAACTCTAAACAGCAAACATACTGATCTCCATGTCAAAATGAAATTGCAGGGTTGTAATACGTTTATTCAAGAATCAATAGCAATATTAACTATTATATCAACCAAAAAATGCTCCAGCGATTAAATATTCACTATGAGGTTGTTATCGAGATCAGACACTCAAAAGCTGAGCTTTATGTATTCGAACTTTATTAGTTAAAATTTATGAACTGTCACAAAAAAAAGACTACACATATCTTCATCTATGCTTCATTGCTCTTAGTGAAATGTCAAATACCGATAAATTTCTTGATGGGAGAAGAAAGCTAGAGAAGAAGTCATCAAAGCTTTCCACGGTAAAACTTGTATACTCATTCCAGATTAAAACTTATGAAGCATTCAAAATCTAGAAAATAGCGTGTCTAGAACTCCTAGGTCATCAGCACGAGAAGCCTCTGAAATTTTGAAGGCAAACAGAACTGTAAGTAAAATCTGAAATTGTGTTGAACTACTAACAATTGCACGGCAGTAGCTATTACCAGAACAGGACCATAGAAATACCGCAAACAACAACAACGACGACAACTAAAATGAAATACTGATCGAAAAAATTAAGACAGAGTTATACCATGTAACTAAACTAGCTGGCCTCTTAAAGTAAGAAGCCACAAAAACAATTTATAGGAACCAAGATAATGTAAAATTAATGAACTTTCCGAACCCAAATAATTTGTGTAAACAATAATTTGTTCATTCCCAAACAAATTTCCCCAGAAAGGATAAGACGGCACGGAACCCGAGACCTCagatttttcgcagtttttttttttcagcaaTCGGAGTGAACACGCAAAATAAAAAGgggaaaaaacaaaaagaaatccCAGTGCTGAAACCCAACACACGAGATCCGAACACCGACCTGAATTTGCAGAGGCTCGCGGCGGCCGGCGACAAAGTGGATTGAGGTCCTGAGCTACGTTTCGTAACACagcggagaagaggaagaggaagggagaAAGGGGATCGAGCTCTCGAAGAGTGTGGAAAGGGAGCCCCGACGACGACGACCGGTgcaggaataaaaaaaaaaagtgggaATCCAGTCACGGACACGACACCCTAACCTGGCAGCATCGATCGATTCCCCCAACAAGATGACCGGCGCCGAGCACCGTTGCTGGTTTTTATAGACTTGCTTTATGACAACGAGATGGCGAtggaaatattaaaaaaatttggtataatataaaattttgatatattgaCTAATTTAATATATTTCCATACTGTATAtaaggtatttttatttttcaatatttttttccaTCCTGTAAAAAATAATCAGCTTTTATTACGTTCAATAGCACGTTGTAAGAAAGATCTTATTTTATAGAATTACCTCTCGTCTTAACCAATACCATTATTGGTATCTTCTCGTCCACGTATAAGTGAGTCACCCTTTTATTGGACTTATCGTTccgagtcaaaaaaaaaaaaaaatctgtaaaTTACGATGTGTGGGTGATACATGTCGACATCCTCAAAGCGGGCAGTAAATTTCCATTTAACAGCTCCCAAAATTCACATTTATACTCCCGCTTATTATTTACGATGTGTGGGTgagtttttaaaattgaattcaaatattaatattttcatattattcgATTCGATTTTTTATTCGTTTACATTCTTAATTTTATCCTTATACGTGATGGTTGGCGACTTCACTTGTagatgcaattttttttttcttttctatatattttttttgtttttggttCCTTCTCCATCTCTTCACAGAGAAAGGAGAATAAGATAGAAGCAATTGTGAAAGGTGACTTATTAGTTAACCATACATGGAAATTTTCAAATCACATGAAGGATAAGTAGTAGTGTTATTTGAATTTATCATCTACATTTACATCTAAAGGACATATTCAAATATGAGATTACAGAAACCGGCTATTCACTCCTTTTAGGAGGCTGATCATTTAATCGAAATAACATATCTCCATATAATTAAAGCTTTTTATGCGCATCTCTACATTTTTTTTActgataagtttttaaaaatcaatgcttaaataataattatccaaaattagtattttttttaaataaatactatatatatatatatatattacaaaatccataaaaatagaaaaaaaatctccaAATATATTCATTTAGATCTTTATGGTTACTTTTACTATTTTAGAAGAAAATAGACCAAAATTTCTTAAACTAattaactttatataattaaaactttttatGCGCATctctacttttttttaaaaaaaaataaatactatatatatatatatatatattacaaaatccataaaaatagaaaaatatcatcAAAGATATTCATTTAGATTTTTATGGTTACTTTTACAATTTTAGAAGAAAATAGACCAAAATATCTTAAACTAATTAACTTTATttaaaataggagaatattagtaatttttatcccttttttaTCGTTATAATCATCCTTTCCTTTATTTACGCTGCGGGCCCGAGCAGAGGGACCCGTTTTATACCACCAAGTGTTCAATACCTTTTCGCAAACACTTCACCACTCGACAATGCACCCGTTTCCCGCGACGCGTGCCCCACGTCAGCGGACGTGGTAGTTAAACCAATCGGATGATCTCTACGTGGGCCCGCTGTCGGACCCGTCAAAACCTTTAGGTATTGGACGTGTCGGCATCTGGTGCATCTCGTCTCGAGAATAAATTGAAGACTCCACGTCCTCCTTTTTCGCGTGGTGTCGTTTTCCTTTCTCAGGTGAAACAGAGAAGGGGAAAGAGTAGTTCCCAACGCAGCGGACGGCGACGACGTGCGGCTCTCTTCCATCAGATTTGGTTTTCTGATTAAGGTATACTGGTTTCCTGTACCCCCTTGTTCAATTGCTCACCGGATCGCTGTGAGATCGCCTTCGATTTATGTTTTCTGGTAGTGTTTTGATGCCGATCCCGATCTTGTAGCTTGGTATTAATTCCTGATACAGTCTGTGCTTGTTTGGTTGATTTCAGCCGACTTTCTTTTTCCTATTTGGTTTGATCTTTGGTTTTTTGTTGGCTGGTTCGTCGGCTGTTATCAGAGACCGCGTTTTTTAAGGCTAAATTTCAGGATATTTATTGCGTTGTCTTGTGTAATTTCACTTTCGAGTTATATTAGCGGTTTCGTCGTAAGAAGACATGTTGTCGTGCATTACAATTTTCCTGGCGTCGGATCATGGTTTAATTGCGAAGCTTCTGAAGGTTTGGGGAATAGACTGCTatctgattttattttattttattgtttgattTTCGGGATGAACCGGAGCTTTAGATGCATCTGATTTGATTTTTGGATCCTTTTGTCTATTGATTTTACTTCAGTTTTTGACGCTTTATCTTCTTACAttgattattttcttaacttcttAATTTGATTTTGTAGTGATATGATTTAGTGAACTTAGGATTTCTACCCATTGATTATGTCGTGGTTTTGTTATTTTGGAACGGTGTCAATACTAACCTGTTTCTCAATTGCGCTATGTAATTTTCTCTCTTTTTCGGTAATAAAATTAGAGATGATTTGTGTTCAACTGCTACGTGGCATGGCTGCCATATCATTTTGGCATCAACGCCACATTAATTTTCCAAGTATTTAATTGGTCTCATATACATCATAATGCCTGTCCTTCTATCTTAACTCTAATCTTTTATCTGCACATAAGTTCCACTTATgttattaatataaatattatataacTTAAGTTTTCTCATATCCATCTTTTAGTTTTATTCTTAAATCTCATGTAGTATTCACAAATCACATTAAAATATAGCACAAGAATTGTTCATCTGACCTATATAGGCTACCCATGTAGGCTGTAGCACCTGTTGGAGCAAAAGGTGATCGCCAGCTAGGGCAAAATGCCCTTGCCCTTGTGATTTACTTGCCCTATCTTGTCCTAGGGAGGTTAGACACACAATGACATTTTGCATCCGCTGTTAATTAACCCCAAGATCTATTGGAGCAAGCATCCAAGTAGTTACCAACTTCTGTAGCACCTGCGGACCATGACATGATACCAACTCAATAAAATATCAACATCAAGGTCTGCTTAGGTTAACAGTTTGTCTACCAAGTTACACCTTTATTACCCACCTTCTTCTTTGGTGCTAGTGCTAGAACAGCTCGAACCTGTCCCTTTCTACTACTCCTTAATCATGGTAACAACCCAATGAATGGGATGAAAGGCAAAAGTAGTGTAGGATTCTGTTGCAATTTTGTGGTGGCAGGGATTGGGCCACAATGTCTTTGTCTCTTTGACATGAAGCCAATAGAGGTGGCTAGTGGTGAACAAAGATGTGGATTGACCTAGAAAGTGGCTCATGAGCTGTGTAATACTTTGATGAAGAAGTTGGATGTCGAAGACCGGTAGGAGGAGTTCTATAGCAGCAATTTGGTGGATCAAAGAAGAGGGGTCTATGTCTGTTGTTGCATCAATGTCTGCTCTCGTTGGCTGATGCTTGGAGAATGAAGAAAGTATGGCTGATCTTGGAGATGGTGATTTGGTTAGACTTTAGACTTTAGAGGACTGGGTTGCAGTTTGTGGCTGTGGATGCTAGCTATATGTTATCGAAAAGAGGAAGTTTGGAAGGTGGGTGAAACTGCAATCTTCCTCCTCTGATGAATAAGAATACCTTTTTCTCTTAAAAAAGATAACTATTGGTCTTTGAATGAAGAAGAGGGACGGTGCTAGAAGGGAAGAAGTGCGTTGTGCATGTTTTATCTTGGGTGTAGAAGGTGTAAATGAATTTGGGATTTGGGTATTAGAGATGTAAATGGGTAGACGGCTTATTAGGCCAGAAGACATTCTAGTTCGCATTTTGCTAAGTTGAGATGCTAGACTGATACTCTTTGGAAATGTTatgctagatttttttttttttagatttgaaaaaataacaaaaaattgtactatatttattgtttcttctttTGTTAAGTGTTTGGAAGGGGAACCTTGGCGAACGGTAAAATTGTTGCCATTTGACTTGGAGGTATCCTGCATTGGCAAGAGCTTCATGCATCGGGCTATCTTTGTTAAGTGTTTTGCATGCTTTCCATGATATTGGTATTTGGCACAGACCTTATTCCTAGTTGTCTGAGGTCAAATCGCGTCAAAAACCAAGGCCAACCAAAAAGTTACTTGACTTGATATATTTCAGCTTGTGGCTATCTGGTTTTGAAAATAAGCTCTTATTTTTCAATTTGTGCAGCTGACAACATGCTGAGGAGTCACCAGACTGAAAATGTTTGGAAACATCAAGTGACTGGTGTTCGAAAAGGACGAACTGTGCCCCAGTATCCAACTGAAAGGCCTTCAGATGTTCAACAACAAGGACACTATGCTGAATGTGAACAGGATCAGTATTCTCAGCAAGGTCGTGGTGACAAGGGTTATTATCAGCGTAAATTTGGTGGGAAATCACATGTAAGTTCATCAGAACAGCCCGATGGTCCTGCACCAGGAAATGGAAGAAGTGGTTTGCCCCATCCAAGTGGTGGAAAGTCATCCAAGCAAAGGTATTTAGTCAAAGGAAGTAGTGCTATTCCTGGTGGGCATGGGGCTGGTTTGTCAGTTGCAGGTGCATCAAGGCCACCGGCTCCCGATCTGCACCAAGCATCAGTAGAGACAAGTTTATTACATCAATCAGTGGACTCTCTTGCACAACATTTTCAGCAAGTGACTGTTGAGGGTAGAACAATAAGTGAAACAATTCATCCTGCGGTTCCTGCTTCTAGCAAGTCTTTAAGTTTTCCATTGCGTCCTGGAAAAGGTAGCATTGGCATCCGTTGTGTGGTGAAGGCGAACCACTTCTTGGCCGAGTTACCTGATAAAGTCCTTCACCATTATGATGTTAGTTTTAACTGCCTAGTACTGATctctttttcttatattttttattcAGTATCCTAATAATTGATTCTGTTTATTTTTCACACTCATCCACAGGTTTCAATTATGCCTGAAGATAAATCTCGAGCTGTCAATCGAGCTGTAATTCACCAGCTAGTGAGTTTGTACAGGGGTTCTCACTTGGGTGGACGATTACCGGTCTATGATGGTCGAAAAAGTCTCTACACTGCGGGACCACTTCCATTCACTTCTACAGAATTTCAGATCATTTTATCTAACGAGGATGATGGTTCAGGCAAACAGAGGTCAATTTCTGAAGTTTTGCAATTCTTTTCAAACTTACCGTAAAAAGGTTCCTGAAGGATATCTATTTGTTTGCAGGAAGTCAAAATCATTTGGAGTTGTTATTAAGCTGGTTGCCAAGGTGGATCTTCATCACCTGAAAATGTTTTTATCTGGACAAAtagctgatgctcctcatgaagCTCTACAAGTTCTTGATATTGTGCTTCGAGAATTGCCGACCACAAGGTAAGGATTGACGCACAGACAAAGCTTTTACATTTTTAGATTTTCTCAGAGAATAATTTCCTGATATTGATTGTAGATATTCTCCAATTGGCCGGTCCTTTTATTCACCAAGTTTAGGCAGGAGGCAACGACTTGGTGAAGGATTAGAAAGCTGGCCAGGTTTTTACCAAAGCATTCGTCCTACACAGATGGGTCTCTCACTAAATATTGGTATTAAGATACCTTCTTCCAAACATCTGTTCTATTCTATTCAAAGTTACCCTCTTTGCTAAGTTTATTACTAAATGTAAAGAAGTGGAACTTAAATTATGAAATATCTATCTTCTTTGCTTCATTTAGTTTTAAGAACTTTCCTCGACAAATTATTGGAACATTGTTTGTTGATTTAATATTAACATGTCTGTATCGGTTCCATGTTTATATACACCTTTGTATATTTGTCACATGCTCATAATTTCTCTTTATGTAGACTTGTCTTCTACTGCTTTCATTGAGCCCCTTCTAGTGGTTGATTTTGTCGCTCAGTTGTTGAAGAAAGACATCAGAGCAAGACTCCATGATGCTGATCGAGTAAAGGTAGATTTTCAGAGTTGTTTATCCTCATTTTGCTTGCCTTTTCATTCAATTATAATAGaattttgtcattctctgttctTGTAAGCGTGTTCCTTGTTAAAAAGACAATTCTCTGGaagattgttatttttggtattcATTTGCACAAGTAGATGCACATAATCATTTATCTCTGTGATTATCTCCTATATGTATCCTCCAGATCAAGAAAGCACTAAGAGGAGTGAGGATAGAGGTAACCCATCGGGGAAATATGCGCAGGAAATATCGCATTTTTGATTTAACATCGCAACCAACTAGTGAGCTGACGTATGTGCCTTCTCTGgtatattttctttgtttttttctcgAGTTTTACTAATATTTTTCATCCTCTTATATGATTTGTCATGTAGTTTCCCCGTGGATGAAAGAGGAAATTTGAAGTCTGTTGTTCAGTATTTTCGAGAAACTTATGGTTTTACAATCCAACATACCCATTTACCTTGCTTGCAAGTCGGTAACAAGCAGAAGCCTAATTATTTACCTATGGAGGTGATTACTTCTTTTAAATACCACTTGTTTAGTTGGTTGACTACAGGAATTTAGaatctctctccctctttttcttgtcaTGCTTCTTTCCATCCTTTAGGTTTGTAAAATCGTTGAAGGTCAGAGATATTCAAAAAGATTAAATCAGGATCAAATAACTGCTCTTCTAAAGGGTACTTGTCAGGTTCCTTATGATCGGGAATATAACATTTTGCAGGTATACACTATTTGGACCTCAGATTACTATGTTCTTTGATTGCTTGAATGTTTTGAGTTATTGTCAAACACCTTCTATATATTGAATTTAGTTTATTTTCTTGATGGGTTATATTTACTTTTAATTGGTTAGATTTAGCTTTGATGAGtttctttttccatttttttcaaattatataaattatggTTCTTATCTAATCTTATTGGATCACATTGAATCATATACCTTGTTTTTTATTTCTGGTTTATATCTATACATATGAATTGTAATGCATTGCATGATGCCACCTAAAAATCTGACAATTATGCAGATATGTCACTTGTGCTAAAAGTTTAACAAAAAGAAACTGTGCTATCCAAAAATTGATGTACCATAGAAATTTGTCTGCATgagtctttctttcttctcttagTTTGTGTTTATCAAGCCCTACTCTCTTATGCATGGTGCCCATTCTTTTCAATCTTAGATACACTACTCCATCTTACATAtatttttgcaaaaattatcAGACAGTTCAACACAATGCTTACGAATCTGACCAATATGCCAAAGAATTTGGCATCAAAATTAGCAACAAACTTGCGTCAGTAGAGGCACGCATTTTACCGGCTCCACGGGTATGCAGCATTTGATTAATCTTAGTGTTCAATGACATTTTCAT contains:
- the LOC122022717 gene encoding protein argonaute 1C-like — its product is MLRSHQTENVWKHQVTGVRKGRTVPQYPTERPSDVQQQGHYAECEQDQYSQQGRGDKGYYQRKFGGKSHVSSSEQPDGPAPGNGRSGLPHPSGGKSSKQRYLVKGSSAIPGGHGAGLSVAGASRPPAPDLHQASVETSLLHQSVDSLAQHFQQVTVEGRTISETIHPAVPASSKSLSFPLRPGKGSIGIRCVVKANHFLAELPDKVLHHYDVSIMPEDKSRAVNRAVIHQLVSLYRGSHLGGRLPVYDGRKSLYTAGPLPFTSTEFQIILSNEDDGSGKQRKSKSFGVVIKLVAKVDLHHLKMFLSGQIADAPHEALQVLDIVLRELPTTRYSPIGRSFYSPSLGRRQRLGEGLESWPGFYQSIRPTQMGLSLNIDLSSTAFIEPLLVVDFVAQLLKKDIRARLHDADRVKIKKALRGVRIEVTHRGNMRRKYRIFDLTSQPTSELTFPVDERGNLKSVVQYFRETYGFTIQHTHLPCLQVGNKQKPNYLPMEVCKIVEGQRYSKRLNQDQITALLKGTCQVPYDREYNILQTVQHNAYESDQYAKEFGIKISNKLASVEARILPAPRLKYHDTGREKDCLPRVGQWNMMNKKMVNGGKVNCWTCINFSPNVPEHIAGQFCYQLALMCQTSGMEFSLNPIFPPSSARPNQMERSLNALYFNAMNILRPQKKQLDLLIVILPDNNGSLYGDLKRICETELGVISQCCLTKHVFKMSKHYLANVSLKINVKAGGRNTVLMDAVNKSIPIVCDAPTIIFGADVTHPHPGEDSSPSIAAVVASQDWPEITNYAGLVSAQAHRQELITDLFKERSDPQGGTVVSGMIRDLILSFQEATNLRPERIIFYRDGVSEGQFYQVLFHELNAIRKACASLANFHPRITFIVVQKRHHTRLFANNHDDRRSVDKSGNILPGTVVDSKICHPTEFDFYLCSHAGIQGTSRPAHYHVLWDENNFTADQLQSLTNNLCYTYARCTRSVSIVPPAYYAHLAAFRARFYMEPQTSDSSSTATGAVGQGTQKSSRPDDVFVKPLPAIKDNVKKVMFYC